A single region of the Enterobacteriaceae endosymbiont of Donacia tomentosa genome encodes:
- the trxA gene encoding thioredoxin, whose amino-acid sequence MNQDIIFNLTDQNFQSKIDMNDIVLVDFWADWCNPCKIFSSIFEEVSNNYKNIIFAKLNIEKYKFIAQKYDIRSIPTVCLFKKGKIVDKIVGSINKIQLEKFLNKNVK is encoded by the coding sequence ATGAATCAAGATATTATATTTAATTTAACTGATCAAAATTTTCAATCTAAAATAGACATGAATGATATAGTTTTAGTTGATTTTTGGGCAGACTGGTGCAATCCATGTAAGATTTTTTCCTCAATATTTGAAGAAGTATCAAATAATTATAAAAACATTATTTTTGCTAAATTAAATATTGAAAAATATAAATTTATTGCACAAAAATATGATATTCGAAGTATACCAACAGTATGTTTATTTAAAAAAGGAAAAATAGTTGATAAAATAGTAGGATCTATTAATAAAATTCAATTAGAAAAATTTTTAAATAAAAATGTAAAATAG
- a CDS encoding rhodanese-like domain-containing protein, which produces MRQFIIKNIILLIIWFFLLGLIIYSFFKNIFIKYKLINNHKAIYLINKHKGMVFDLRKKSDYDNGHIINAIYINAINILNDNISNLCKHKKYPIILVIENNSLGIKVANKLSNMNFNEIYILKNGMMSWYHEKLPIVNNS; this is translated from the coding sequence ATGAGACAATTTATAATTAAAAATATTATATTATTAATAATCTGGTTTTTTTTACTCGGATTAATCATATATTCTTTTTTTAAAAATATTTTTATAAAATATAAATTAATAAATAATCACAAAGCTATTTATTTAATAAATAAACACAAAGGAATGGTTTTTGATCTTAGGAAAAAAAGTGATTATGATAATGGGCATATCATTAATGCTATTTATATAAATGCTATAAATATTCTAAATGATAATATAAGTAATTTATGTAAACATAAAAAATATCCCATTATTCTAGTAATAGAAAATAATTCTTTAGGTATAAAAGTAGCCAATAAATTAAGTAATATGAACTTTAATGAAATTTATATTTTAAAAAATGGAATGATGAGTTGGTATCATGAAAAATTACCTATTGTAAATAATAGTTAA
- the dksA gene encoding RNA polymerase-binding protein DksA → MKKNNSILSSLNILSIAGVSPYKEKHNEIYMNKKQLLHFKKILQAWLDKIKNRTNDKISYIKDETSNFPDPIDRASQEEEFNLELRSKDRERKLIKKIEKTLKKFTTNNFGYCDCCGIEIGIKRLEAHPTASLCIDCKTLAEIRAKQIAE, encoded by the coding sequence ATGAAAAAAAATAATAGTATTTTATCATCTTTAAATATTTTGTCTATTGCGGGAGTATCTCCTTATAAAGAAAAACATAATGAAATATATATGAATAAAAAACAATTATTACATTTTAAAAAAATATTACAAGCTTGGCTTGATAAAATAAAAAATAGAACAAATGATAAAATATCTTATATAAAAGATGAAACCTCAAATTTTCCTGATCCTATAGATAGAGCTTCACAAGAAGAAGAATTTAATTTAGAATTACGTAGTAAAGATAGAGAAAGAAAATTAATTAAGAAAATAGAAAAAACTTTAAAAAAATTTACTACAAATAATTTTGGATATTGTGATTGTTGTGGGATAGAAATAGGTATAAAAAGATTAGAAGCACATCCTACAGCAAGTTTATGTATTGATTGTAAGACTCTAGCAGAGATTCGTGCAAAACAAATAGCAGAATAA
- a CDS encoding ABC transporter permease: protein MTNLYLIALNTIWKKEIHRFSRIWIQTLVPPIMTISLYFIIFGNLMGLHVNKILGFSYIQFIIPGLIMMSVINNAYSNVASSFFGAKFQHYIEEILIAPVPTHIIIIGYIGGGLVRSVTICILLTLISTFFISLRIHSWPFFIIIILLTAILFSLAGLLNAVFAKNFDDISFIPTFILTPLTYLGGVFYAPTIIPPLWQKILKINPIYYIISGFRYSFLGIYIISPWITVSILIFCIIFLYLLLFILINKGTGLRD, encoded by the coding sequence GTGACTAATTTGTATTTAATTGCATTAAATACTATTTGGAAAAAAGAAATACATCGTTTCAGTCGTATTTGGATACAAACTTTAGTTCCTCCTATTATGACAATATCTTTATATTTTATAATTTTTGGAAATTTAATGGGTTTACATGTAAATAAAATATTAGGATTTAGTTATATACAATTTATAATACCAGGATTAATTATGATGAGCGTTATTAATAATGCTTATTCCAACGTTGCGTCATCTTTTTTCGGTGCGAAATTTCAACATTATATAGAGGAAATACTAATAGCTCCTGTACCTACACATATTATTATTATAGGATATATCGGGGGGGGGTTAGTACGTAGCGTTACTATTTGTATATTATTAACACTTATTTCTACATTTTTTATTTCTTTAAGAATACATTCTTGGCCATTTTTTATTATTATTATTTTATTAACAGCTATTTTATTTTCATTAGCAGGTTTATTAAATGCTGTATTTGCTAAAAACTTTGACGATATTAGTTTTATTCCTACATTCATATTAACTCCTTTAACATATTTAGGTGGTGTTTTTTATGCTCCTACTATAATTCCTCCTTTATGGCAAAAAATATTAAAAATTAATCCTATTTACTATATTATTTCTGGTTTTCGTTATAGTTTTTTAGGAATATATATTATTTCTCCATGGATTACTGTAAGTATTCTAATTTTTTGTATTATTTTTTTATATTTATTGCTTTTTATTTTAATTAATAAAGGAACTGGTTTGCGTGACTAA
- a CDS encoding ABC transporter ATP-binding protein: MFYALEIKNLSKIYSNNYKALNNFNLKIKKGDFYALLGPNGAGKTTIIGIITSLINKSEGKIKIFDLDMQTNIFQIKKKIGLVPQEFNFNPFETVLQILINQAGYYGLKKEDIFFKIKKYLMVLELWQERYKKAKNLSGGMKRRLMIIRALVHDPQLLILDEPTAGIDIELRHQMWAFFKKLNIQKKITIILTTHYLEEAEFLCRHIGIINHGKLIENCSINKLLNKLKYEIFIFDYINLYNNIFPKINGYKYKIINNTQFEIKVMKNQNLNMIFEQLTQQKIKVVSIKNKHSRLEKLFIEYFNNFN, translated from the coding sequence ATGTTTTATGCATTAGAAATTAAAAATTTGTCTAAAATTTATTCAAATAATTATAAAGCTTTAAATAATTTTAATTTAAAAATTAAGAAAGGAGATTTTTATGCTTTATTAGGTCCTAATGGTGCAGGAAAAACTACTATTATAGGAATAATTACTTCTTTAATTAATAAATCCGAAGGAAAAATAAAAATATTTGATTTAGATATGCAAACAAATATATTTCAAATTAAAAAAAAAATAGGTTTAGTCCCACAGGAATTTAATTTTAATCCATTTGAAACTGTATTACAAATATTAATAAATCAAGCAGGTTATTATGGTCTAAAAAAAGAAGATATTTTTTTTAAAATAAAAAAATATTTAATGGTATTAGAATTATGGCAAGAAAGGTATAAAAAAGCAAAAAATTTATCAGGAGGCATGAAACGTCGTTTAATGATAATTAGGGCACTTGTTCATGATCCTCAATTATTAATTTTAGATGAACCTACAGCTGGTATTGATATTGAATTACGTCATCAGATGTGGGCTTTTTTTAAAAAATTAAATATCCAAAAAAAAATTACAATTATTTTAACAACTCATTATCTCGAAGAAGCTGAATTTTTATGTCGACATATCGGTATAATTAATCATGGAAAATTAATTGAAAATTGTTCCATAAATAAATTATTAAATAAGTTAAAATATGAAATATTTATTTTCGATTATATAAATTTATATAATAATATTTTTCCTAAAATAAATGGATATAAATATAAAATTATTAATAACACACAATTCGAAATTAAAGTGATGAAAAATCAAAATTTAAATATGATTTTTGAACAACTTACTCAACAAAAAATTAAAGTTGTTAGCATAAAGAATAAACATAGCAGATTAGAAAAATTATTCATAGAATATTTTAATAATTTTAATTAA
- a CDS encoding Fe-Mn family superoxide dismutase, whose amino-acid sequence MVYTLPKLSYSYSDLEPFFDKKTMEIHHTKHHQNYINNTNLILNKINIKNIKIENLLSNLDNLSISVSERKFLKNNAGGHANHCFFWKILKKNTKPNSIIKNVFTKIFGSIDQFKKKFEQQALAFFGSGWIWVVKKNNSLEIVTTKNQDSLFINKENCSFLGYPIIGLDLWEHAYYLKYQNQKALYIEAFWNILNWDKVLELFE is encoded by the coding sequence ATGGTTTATACATTACCTAAATTATCATATTCGTATTCTGATCTGGAACCATTTTTTGATAAAAAAACAATGGAAATACATCATACAAAACATCATCAAAATTATATTAATAATACAAATTTAATACTTAATAAAATTAATATAAAAAATATAAAAATAGAAAATTTATTATCTAATTTAGATAATTTATCAATTTCTGTTTCAGAAAGAAAATTTTTAAAAAACAATGCAGGAGGACATGCCAATCATTGTTTTTTTTGGAAAATTTTAAAAAAAAACACAAAACCTAATAGTATTATAAAAAATGTTTTTACAAAAATTTTTGGTAGTATAGATCAATTCAAAAAAAAATTTGAACAACAAGCTTTAGCTTTTTTTGGTTCAGGATGGATTTGGGTAGTTAAAAAAAATAATTCGTTAGAAATTGTTACAACAAAAAATCAAGATAGTTTATTTATAAATAAAGAAAATTGTTCATTTTTAGGATATCCTATAATAGGATTGGATTTATGGGAACATGCATATTATTTAAAATATCAAAATCAAAAAGCTTTATACATAGAAGCTTTTTGGAATATTTTAAATTGGGATAAAGTATTAGAATTATTTGAGTAA
- the aroE gene encoding shikimate dehydrogenase, producing MKLFAVFGNPIKHSKSPIIHQLFAKQTGIKQNYKRISVPIYNFKNEIFYFFKNGGVGANITSPFKIDAYKICHILTSRAKKSGAVNTIKMTKSGKILGDNTDGIGLLKDLQNIKFIQPKSKILIVGAGGATKGIIYPLIKFGCIITIVNRTYQNAKNIVEFFQTKYLNCLRLEDLFNNLINNKKYNLIINATSSGIQGNIPNIPSSIIKSNIFYYDLYYRDSLTPFLKWCYDLGGEKISDGIGMLVEQAAYSFCFWHGIMPDTKIVIKKIKNLINFNKISLKKD from the coding sequence ATGAAATTATTTGCAGTGTTTGGGAATCCTATTAAACATAGTAAATCTCCAATAATACATCAATTATTTGCAAAACAGACAGGAATAAAACAAAATTATAAAAGAATTAGTGTTCCAATTTATAATTTCAAAAATGAAATTTTTTATTTTTTTAAAAATGGAGGAGTAGGTGCTAATATTACAAGTCCATTTAAAATAGATGCGTATAAAATATGTCATATACTAACAAGTAGAGCTAAAAAATCTGGTGCAGTAAATACAATTAAGATGACTAAATCAGGAAAAATATTAGGTGATAATACAGATGGTATTGGTTTATTAAAAGATTTACAAAATATAAAATTTATACAACCTAAGAGTAAAATACTAATAGTAGGAGCAGGAGGAGCCACTAAAGGTATTATTTATCCATTAATAAAATTTGGGTGTATAATTACGATTGTAAATCGTACCTATCAAAATGCTAAAAATATTGTAGAATTTTTTCAGACTAAATATCTTAATTGTCTAAGGTTAGAGGATCTTTTTAATAATTTAATTAATAATAAAAAATATAATTTAATTATTAATGCCACATCTAGTGGGATTCAAGGAAATATTCCTAATATACCTAGTTCTATTATTAAATCAAATATTTTTTATTATGATCTTTATTATAGAGATAGTTTAACACCATTTTTAAAATGGTGTTATGATTTAGGGGGGGAAAAAATATCTGATGGTATTGGTATGTTAGTAGAACAGGCTGCTTATTCTTTTTGTTTTTGGCATGGTATTATGCCTGACACCAAGATAGTAATTAAAAAGATTAAAAATTTGATTAATTTTAATAAAATTTCATTAAAAAAGGATTAA
- a CDS encoding Sua5/YciO/YrdC/YwlC family protein, with the protein MNINIFINALKMGKIIAYPTESVFGLGCDPDNKEAVYTLLSIKKRDINKGLILVASKYQQLLNYINEKKITKNQKKKILATWPGMITWIIPTSSNTPNWLIGNFTSIAVRVSKHPLIQNLCNGFGKPIVSTSANISGMSPCSTSKEVLKHFKKVKKDILILNGKTGNYNKPSEIRDGITNFVIRKG; encoded by the coding sequence ATGAATATAAATATATTTATTAATGCATTAAAAATGGGGAAAATTATTGCTTATCCAACTGAATCCGTTTTTGGATTAGGTTGTGATCCTGATAATAAAGAAGCAGTATATACTTTATTATCAATAAAAAAACGAGATATAAATAAAGGACTAATTTTAGTTGCATCAAAATATCAGCAATTATTAAATTATATAAATGAAAAAAAAATTACTAAAAATCAAAAAAAAAAGATATTAGCAACTTGGCCTGGAATGATTACATGGATTATTCCTACTTCATCAAATACTCCTAATTGGTTAATAGGTAATTTTACTTCAATAGCAGTGCGTGTTAGTAAACATCCTCTTATACAAAATTTGTGTAATGGTTTTGGTAAACCAATTGTATCTACAAGTGCAAATATTTCAGGAATGTCACCATGTTCCACTTCAAAAGAAGTATTAAAACATTTTAAGAAAGTCAAAAAAGATATTTTAATTTTAAATGGAAAAACAGGAAATTATAATAAACCATCAGAAATTAGAGATGGAATAACAAATTTTGTTATTCGTAAAGGATAA
- the def gene encoding peptide deformylase, with amino-acid sequence MLIMKLLYFPNNALRIAAKSIKNINDDIKLLGINMLNTMYYYGGIGLAATQVGINKRIIVIDISNKRNNPFIFVNPKIIKFSKSKIESKEGCLSIPEEQYYILRHQKIKIEAFNLLDQQNIELEANNLLSFCIQHEIDHLNGILFIDYLSNLKYQRILSKIKKFNKKLSHSKNKII; translated from the coding sequence ATGTTAATAATGAAATTATTATATTTTCCAAATAATGCTTTACGGATTGCTGCTAAATCTATTAAAAATATAAACGATGATATTAAATTATTAGGTATAAATATGCTGAATACAATGTATTACTATGGAGGTATTGGATTAGCTGCTACACAAGTTGGAATAAATAAAAGAATAATAGTAATAGATATTTCAAACAAAAGAAATAATCCATTTATTTTTGTAAATCCGAAAATAATAAAATTTAGTAAATCAAAAATTGAAAGTAAAGAAGGATGTTTATCGATACCTGAAGAGCAATATTATATTTTACGTCATCAAAAAATTAAAATAGAAGCTTTTAATTTATTAGATCAACAAAATATCGAATTAGAAGCTAATAACTTATTATCTTTTTGTATACAACATGAAATTGATCATTTAAATGGGATTTTATTTATTGATTATTTATCAAATTTAAAATATCAAAGAATTTTAAGTAAAATTAAAAAATTTAATAAAAAATTATCGCATTCAAAAAATAAAATTATATAA
- the fmt gene encoding methionyl-tRNA formyltransferase — translation MNRKKIKIIFIGTSNFAAYHLQGLISKYIISCVITKPDTYANRGYKLTVSAIKKLALKNNINILQPKSFNSQKLINNIKSYKCDIIIVIDYGLLIPEHILNIPKLFCINVHPSLLPRWRGSAPIQRALLENDLKTGISIIKMNNFLDQGDIIYQIECTILLYDTFASLSKRLTILGLQGLLFILNKISKGEKIDFTSQNIYMTKPTYAHKISKIESKLNWFFPAKKLECMVRAFNPCPGTYFITKNQRFKVWQAEIITNSTFSSNKNKPPGTILSINKYGIQINTINGILNITIIQPSGKKQMNIQNFLKYQQYQNIFVKNKIIT, via the coding sequence ATGAATAGAAAAAAAATTAAAATTATTTTTATTGGCACTTCTAATTTTGCAGCTTATCATTTACAAGGATTGATAAGTAAATATATAATATCTTGTGTTATAACAAAACCAGATACTTATGCAAATAGGGGTTATAAACTAACTGTTAGTGCTATTAAAAAATTAGCATTAAAAAATAATATTAATATTTTACAACCAAAATCTTTTAATTCACAAAAATTAATTAATAATATTAAAAGTTATAAATGTGATATTATTATTGTTATAGATTATGGTTTATTAATCCCAGAACATATACTAAATATTCCTAAATTATTTTGTATTAATGTTCATCCTTCATTATTACCTAGATGGAGAGGGTCGGCCCCAATACAACGAGCACTTTTAGAAAACGATTTAAAAACAGGTATTAGTATAATAAAAATGAATAATTTTTTAGATCAAGGAGATATTATATATCAAATAGAATGTACAATTTTATTATACGACACATTTGCTTCTCTCTCTAAGAGATTAACTATTTTAGGTTTACAAGGACTTTTATTTATTTTAAATAAAATATCAAAAGGAGAAAAAATTGATTTTACATCTCAAAATATATATATGACAAAACCTACATATGCTCATAAAATATCTAAAATAGAATCAAAATTAAATTGGTTTTTTCCCGCTAAAAAGTTAGAATGTATGGTACGGGCTTTTAATCCTTGTCCCGGGACATATTTTATAACAAAAAATCAAAGGTTTAAAGTATGGCAAGCAGAAATAATTACTAATTCTACTTTTAGTAGTAATAAAAATAAGCCTCCGGGTACTATATTATCAATAAATAAATATGGCATACAAATAAACACTATTAATGGTATTTTAAATATTACAATTATCCAACCTAGTGGTAAAAAACAAATGAATATTCAAAATTTTTTAAAATATCAACAATATCAAAATATTTTTGTAAAAAATAAAATTATCACTTAA
- the rplQ gene encoding 50S ribosomal protein L17, producing the protein MRHRKAGRYFNRNSSHCRLMLNNLANSLISNEIVKTTLIKAKELRTIIEPIITRAKKNNIANKRLIRSQLNNKINIYKLFNTIGPQFKDRPGGYTRIIKCGYRNGDKAPMAYIELIGRKIITNKKIK; encoded by the coding sequence ATGCGCCATCGTAAGGCAGGTCGTTATTTTAACAGAAATAGCAGTCATTGTCGTTTAATGCTAAATAATTTAGCTAATTCATTAATTTCTAATGAAATAGTAAAAACTACTTTAATAAAAGCCAAAGAATTAAGAACAATAATAGAACCTATAATTACTCGTGCTAAAAAAAATAATATTGCTAATAAAAGATTGATTCGTTCTCAATTAAATAATAAAATTAATATTTATAAATTATTTAATACTATAGGTCCACAATTTAAAGATAGACCAGGGGGATATACACGCATTATCAAATGTGGGTATCGTAATGGTGATAAGGCTCCTATGGCTTATATAGAATTAATTGGAAGAAAAATAATAACAAATAAAAAAATTAAGTGA
- a CDS encoding DNA-directed RNA polymerase subunit alpha, with protein sequence MHYNSITEFLKPRLVDIKQINNFTIRVTLEPLERGFGHTLGNALRRILLSSMPGYAVTEVEIEGVLHEYSTKEGIKEDIIEILLNLKKLAIKVEDNKKEIILTLNKSGIGPVRASDIDYGNNIEIINPNHIICHITNINTSFNMKIKVELGRGYVAAYTKINNEEFNSNHKIGRLLLDASYSPIERITYNVESARVKQRTDLDKLIIEMETNGTLDPEQAIRKAATILSEQLESFVNLRDIQQEELVKEEKPEFDPILLRSVDDLELTVRSANCLKTESVQLIGDLVQRTEVELLKTPNLGKKSLTEIKDVLASRGLSLGMRLENWPPKIITNEKT encoded by the coding sequence ATGCATTATAATTCTATAACAGAATTTTTAAAACCTCGATTAGTAGATATAAAACAAATTAATAATTTTACAATAAGGGTTACTTTAGAACCTTTAGAGAGAGGTTTTGGACATACATTAGGAAATGCATTAAGACGTATTTTATTATCTTCAATGCCTGGATATGCTGTAACAGAAGTTGAAATAGAAGGAGTATTACATGAATATAGTACTAAAGAAGGAATAAAAGAAGATATTATTGAAATATTATTAAATTTAAAAAAATTAGCAATAAAAGTAGAAGATAATAAAAAGGAAATAATACTAACTTTAAATAAATCAGGTATTGGTCCTGTAAGAGCTTCAGATATTGATTATGGTAATAATATAGAAATTATAAATCCAAATCATATTATTTGTCATATTACTAATATTAATACATCATTTAATATGAAAATTAAAGTTGAATTAGGTAGAGGGTATGTAGCAGCTTATACAAAAATAAATAATGAAGAATTTAATTCTAATCATAAAATAGGGCGATTACTTTTGGATGCGTCTTATAGTCCGATTGAAAGGATCACATATAATGTAGAATCAGCCAGAGTTAAACAAAGAACTGATTTAGATAAATTAATAATAGAAATGGAAACCAATGGAACATTAGATCCGGAACAAGCTATAAGAAAAGCAGCTACTATCCTTTCTGAGCAATTAGAATCATTTGTAAATTTACGTGATATTCAACAAGAAGAATTAGTGAAAGAAGAAAAACCTGAATTTGATCCTATTCTCTTGCGGTCAGTTGATGATTTAGAATTAACTGTCAGATCTGCTAATTGTTTAAAAACAGAATCAGTACAATTAATAGGAGATTTAGTACAACGAACAGAAGTTGAATTATTAAAAACACCCAATCTTGGCAAAAAATCTTTAACAGAAATAAAAGATGTATTAGCATCCCGGGGATTATCTTTAGGTATGCGTTTAGAAAATTGGCCACCAAAGATTATTACTAATGAAAAAACATAA
- the rpsD gene encoding 30S ribosomal protein S4, producing the protein MAKYLGPKLKLSRREGTDLFLKSNVRTLDSKCKLEQAPGQHGLRKPRISDYGIQLREKQKLRRLYGVLERQFRNYYKKASRIKGNTGFNLLCLLEKRLDNTVYRMGFSVTRAEARQLISHKTIKVNNNIVNIASYQLSLNDKISVCSNSKKQLRIIAAMDLASQREKPSWLEINNKNMEGIFKKLPERSDLSADINEHLIIEFYSK; encoded by the coding sequence ATGGCAAAATATCTAGGTCCAAAATTAAAATTAAGTAGACGAGAAGGAACTGACTTATTTCTTAAATCTAACGTACGTACTCTTGATTCTAAATGCAAATTAGAACAAGCTCCAGGACAACATGGTTTAAGAAAACCAAGAATATCAGATTATGGCATTCAATTAAGAGAAAAACAAAAATTACGTAGATTATACGGCGTATTAGAACGTCAATTTCGTAATTATTATAAAAAAGCATCACGTATTAAAGGCAATACTGGATTTAATTTACTATGTTTATTAGAAAAACGCTTAGATAATACTGTTTATAGAATGGGATTTAGTGTTACTAGAGCAGAAGCAAGACAATTAATTTCTCATAAAACTATAAAAGTTAATAATAATATTGTTAATATAGCTTCTTATCAATTATCTTTAAATGATAAAATCTCTGTATGTAGTAATTCTAAAAAACAATTAAGAATTATTGCAGCTATGGATTTAGCTTCGCAAAGAGAAAAACCTAGTTGGTTAGAAATAAATAATAAAAATATGGAAGGAATATTTAAAAAATTACCAGAACGTTCTGACTTATCTGCAGATATTAATGAACATTTAATTATCGAATTTTATTCAAAATAG
- the rpsK gene encoding 30S ribosomal protein S11: MKKQFLKSKKNIKKQITDGIAHIHASFNNTIVTITDRQGNALGCATAGGSGFRGSRKSTPFAAQVAAERCAEVVKNYGIKNLEIMVKGPGPGRESTIRALNNAGFKITNITDITPIPHNGCRPPKKRRV; the protein is encoded by the coding sequence ATGAAAAAACAGTTTTTAAAATCAAAAAAAAATATAAAAAAACAAATTACAGATGGCATTGCACATATACACGCATCTTTTAACAATACAATTGTTACGATTACAGATCGTCAAGGTAATGCTTTGGGGTGTGCTACAGCAGGAGGATCAGGATTTAGAGGTTCTAGAAAATCAACTCCTTTTGCAGCTCAAGTAGCTGCAGAAAGATGTGCTGAAGTTGTTAAAAATTATGGAATCAAAAACTTAGAAATTATGGTAAAAGGTCCAGGACCAGGAAGAGAATCTACTATTAGAGCATTAAATAATGCTGGATTTAAAATTACTAATATTACTGATATTACTCCTATCCCACATAATGGATGTAGACCCCCGAAAAAAAGACGAGTATAA
- the rpsM gene encoding 30S ribosomal protein S13 gives MIRIAGINIPDNKRVVIALKYIYGIGKSHAIEICHQTKISQNIKISELTEAKIDLLRNAVSKFIIEGDLRRNINLNIKRLVDLGCYRGLRHRKCMPVRGQRTKTNAHTRKKLCKFFKK, from the coding sequence ATGATTCGTATAGCTGGAATTAATATTCCTGATAATAAACGTGTAGTAATAGCATTAAAATATATTTATGGGATAGGGAAGTCTCATGCTATTGAGATTTGTCATCAAACTAAAATTTCGCAAAATATTAAAATAAGCGAACTTACAGAAGCAAAAATAGATTTATTAAGAAACGCTGTATCTAAATTTATAATAGAAGGAGATTTAAGAAGAAACATTAATTTAAATATTAAAAGATTAGTAGATTTAGGTTGTTATCGTGGGTTACGTCATCGGAAATGTATGCCTGTTAGAGGTCAAAGAACGAAAACTAATGCGCACACTAGAAAAAAATTATGTAAATTCTTTAAAAAATAA
- the rpmJ gene encoding 50S ribosomal protein L36 produces MKVRTSVKKLCRNCKIIRRNRVIRVICNIDPKHKQRQG; encoded by the coding sequence ATGAAAGTTCGTACTTCAGTAAAAAAATTATGTCGAAATTGTAAAATTATTCGCAGAAATAGAGTAATACGTGTTATTTGTAATATTGACCCTAAACATAAACAGCGTCAAGGATAA